The following is a genomic window from Odocoileus virginianus isolate 20LAN1187 ecotype Illinois unplaced genomic scaffold, Ovbor_1.2 Unplaced_Scaffold_29, whole genome shotgun sequence.
AAAATCCCCAAAGAAAATCATTGTTCTGCTTTCTATTATCTTATCTTAGTCTTTTGACTACCTGGAAGTTCATATAATTAGAATCACATGGTATCCATACTTTTGTTTTTGACCTCCCATGCAACAGCAAGTTTttgaggtccatccatattgttgcatggATCAATAGATTGCTCATTTTCATTGATGAATGGAACTACATTTGGTGGCTTAtcacattttatctattttttcattgtagatttttgcattgtttttggttttgtgcTGTAATGAACAAAACCTCTGTGAGGCTTCTCTCACACAAATCTTTTTTatggacatttgttttcatttctctgagggAAATACACAGGAGTGTAAAATAATCATAGAGGATATGtgcttaattttattaaaaagatagCCAAACACTTTCCCAGAagcattaaattaataaataataataataattaaaaataataataataagttaaaTTCAAGAGCAACATATGAGGGTACCAGTTGCTCTGCATCTTTACTAATATTtggtattttatgttttaatttagctattttaatgattataaagtagtgtcttgtggttttaattttaattttcatgaagatgaaaataacaggcaccttttcatgtattttttgccATGCATACATCTTACTTTGTGAAAAGTCTGGTTTTAgcttttttcccacttttcacTCAGTtgtttgcctttttattatttgtaCACATTCTTGATATATCCTGGATACAAATCTTTATATATATTGATTCATGGTTTTAATGAtttatgaggttgcaaagagtcagacatgactgagcaaatgaactgattGTTTTATTGGATTTCAGTTAGATGTAGAcaactgaaaagaaagagaaaagaggattTGAAGTGTCAAGcataagatattttgaaaattaagttttatCTAAATTTACCTATTATCTAATCAGGATCATATTTGGCCTTTATAGTACATATTTCCAAATTCCATCCCTGGAGGTTTTTATTGGGTTAgtagaaatgtttaaataaattaaaaattttcaatttaagaattatttatttctattaactGAGTAAAGGAAGCAACCATAAAACTAGTCACTGTCACCTTACTTTCTGGACACAAATCTCCTGAGTGCACCCTTTACATCCTTATTTCTCAGTGTATAGATGACGGGGTTCAACATGGGAGTCACCAAGTTGTAGAAGAGGGTAAGGAATTTCCCTTGGTCCTGAGATGAATTATTTCCTGGTTGCATATACATATAGATAATATTCCCATAAAACAAGGAGACTACAGTGAGATGGGACCCACATGTGTTGAAAGCCTTCCTTCTTCCTGCCGCTGACTTCATCCTCAGCACTGCAAGCGCAATGTAGCTATAAGAGATGAGGATGAGCGACAGGGGCACCAGAACGATGATCACTGATAAGATGAAAACAGTGCTCTCTACAACTACTGTATCCACACAGGCAATTTTTATCAGAGCCGGCATCTCACATAGAAAATGTTTCACCCTGCATCTCCCACATCGTGGCAGTTGCATAGTTACTGGAGACATAACCAGGGAGTTGAGAAGCCCGACTCCCCAGGCCACAGACACCAACTTCCAGCAAAGCTGAGGGTGCATGAGGACAGAATAGTGGAGGGGCTTGCAGATTGCAGTGAAGCGGTCATAAGCCATGACAGCCAAGAGAACACATTCTGTGCCACCCAGTCCCAGGAACATGAAGAGCTGGATGGCACAGCCCACATAACTGATGGTCTTGTCTGGGCCACCTAAGTTGAAAAGCAGCTGGGGAATAGAACTGGTGGTAAAGCAGAGATCTAGGAAGGACAAGTTagtgaggaagaagtacatgggcgtGTGAAGGCTGGGGTCTAAGCGGGAAACCAGGATAATGACAACATTGCCCACCAAAGTCACAAGGTAGAAGAGGAGGACAAACACGAAGAGGATCTGCTCTAGCTTGGGTCTGTCTGAGAAACCCAACAAGATGAAGCCTTCCTGGCAACTCTGGTTGGTCATGACAGAGGATAATTAGTACACACCTGCAGGGAAGCAAATAGCAACACATTATATTCTTCATGAAGCGGGCTAAGGAATTCAGAGAGAGAGGTGGGTCATATCAAGTAATTATggaaaataattacttaaaattttaatattccaTGTAGATATAGATTATGCATTTTAGGAatactatctttttaaattctctttcttttggaTCCCCCCAATTACAATTACTGTGGAATATTAGGAAAACACGGACATACATGAAGGATAGGAAAAGATTACCCACATCCCAGAAACAACCATACtgaaatattgatttatttcttttcattcttttcttatgagtatatataatttaacaaaatctaaataatagtgtgtttataaattttatattctacatttcctttcataattttacATTGTGAAAATTTGCTTTGGTTTTGAAGTtctaaaaaataatcattaatgTCTGTATAATTTTCCTGTAGCTGTGTCATCATTTCTCCAATTATTGCTCTATAGTTAATCGTTAAcaatatttccaatattttaaagGTCTTGATAGAGATTTTATAGAAGTACCTGTTTTACTGAACTCTGAAAACAGCTTATTTTCCCTTAAATCTTTGGCAGTTGTTTGGTGTGCATGTGttcatgcttagtcatgtctgactctttgtgaccccatgaactgtagccggccaggctcctctgtccatgggattttccaggcaagaatactggagtggggtgccatttccttcttcaggggatcttcctgacccaggtgtgtctctttcattggcaggtagattctttttgtTTGGTCCCTGCCCGCACCCCCTAATCTCATATTGTTTAAATTGGGTGATATTAGCTATGAGGTTGATTAATTTTTGATGCTTATTAGCCTTCTGAATTTGGGAAAATGTTTGTTACTGAGCTAGTGTGTCACATATCATAGAAAATTCTATCACTAAAACTTGAAAGTGACGTTTTACTTAACAATGAAAATAGGAGTAAaagttgttctgtttttttttttaactcattggAATTCAAGACACAACCTttcaatttttattcaaaaaGGTAATCCATAACAACACATAAATTCTTTTGTAAGTGATGGGATTCTTATTTCAAATACTTTATTTTGGaattcttattttctctatttaaaaatatatttttgtgtatttcatAAAAGTTCAGTTTTATGAAATTATGTAGTTTTCAatgaatattgtattttaaaaatgtctttccttTATGAATGAAgtgcataaatatatttttaactggaTATAACTGTGAGGCAGACTTATAGttctttaaattatataaattataagatagttatcattttatatcaatagagatatacatataaaatgatataaaaattacaaatgatataaaatagaatgatatgatttcatttatatcatttagaaaattatatataaattttaattctatcatgttgttttaaaaaatatgcttttttatcCCCGACTaattgtcaaattaaaaaaagccAGATAAAtcactttttcatatttaaaacctACAGATCAATTCAAAAGTCATAAGCATGtgttttataaaaacttttcaagaaaaatctcaaaattctTTCAATTCTTCCTAGAGTTAAAAATCCCCTTGACTGTATTAGTAACTAAAGAGGTAAAAGTTTTAGGTTTATTTGAATGTGTAAGAAACACTTCCAAAATCAGTTTAAAATGCTCAAAGTTGATTTTATGATCTGACATATAACAGAACATTTCTCAGCAccttaaattaataaattaataaagatgttTCCTTTACTCTATGTCCAGAATATGGTGTTTGAGTCAAAAGACTGTCTCAATACTCTGTATTGGCTATGAAATAATTGTATTACCTCAGAAGGTTGATGTGAAATTATAGCTTTCAAACCACTTCTCCCTCAGGTGCTTAAAGAGTTTATGACTCTATCAGATACCACTTCAAATTGTTACTGTAACTAGTTCCTACTATAACTAGCTATGTTCTCTGGCCAAACAAGTATAAAACAAGATCCGGGAAGGCTAAGAAAGTGAAGGAATCACATCTCCATCTCCACTTCTACACCACTATCTCATACACATTGACCTTTTACACACCATTACACATGTTTGTGAAATGCATTGCACATCATAAAATATGTTAGATGTTTGTTATTATGattacaaacagaaaaaagcaGGTCTATGTTACACATGATCAAAAAAGAGAATCTTTCCCATGCTATTTTTGGTATAAATAATAACAGTGTTATTACTAAACAGTTTTAGTCAGTTCAAATTAATTAAAGCTGTAGAGATGGCCTAAGAAGAAaacttaaagatttaaaaaatttatttgcctatttatttCTGGCTACATtgcatctttgttgctgtgtatgggctttctctagttgtggtgagtgggggctactctctagttggggtgcttGGGTTcgtcattgcagtagcttctcttcttgtggaacCTGAGCTCTAGGCACTAGGGCTTTAGTAGTTgaggcacaagggcttagttgtcccacaggatgtggaatctttctggaccagggatcaaacctatgtcccctgcattgcaaggcagattctcaaccactggaccaccagggaagtctcctgagAAGAAAACTTTTGACTAAAAGTTATAGTCCAactataacttttttaaaagactttaaaaaaaatattttaaaagacttttaaaattaaaagacttttaaagattttaaaagacttcTACTAATACATAGATTGATATagcctcccatcaggaagttcaGATTATGGTCTTTGGAATAAGAATTACTGAAAAGAATTATattgataaataaatacatattcagcaaatatttactgaacccTTGTTGTTTGCCAAACACTATACTGTATGTTAGAgataaaaaattactaaaatagaTAGCAATTTACTTCACTGATTTATAGTCTACTGGGAAAACAGACATTCATCAAAAACTCACACAATTAAATGTATAATGATTATCAATGATCCTAAGAACTTACACTAGCACTGTGCTATTTTCTTGGGCCTCTTTATTTAATACTCATACCTGAATTTGAAGGATTTAGGCATTAAATAACTTACCAAGGGTACACAGCCAGGAAGTTGTGGATGTGGAATTCAGATCCAGGTTTGACTGACTCTCAAGCCAAGTTTCTAAACACCATGGGGCTAAAACAGAAAGATAATGTATTTACTCAATTCCCAAATATCACCTGTTGGATTCACTTAAGATGGATTGAGTGCTCTGAGTCCTTTAATCACGATTTAGTCCCAATCAAAGAAGAATGTCAAAGTCTATTCAAGATAAATCAAGTTAAGGAAATGCCACCTTTCTTTCTGAGAAGAAAACTCAgtcttctcaaattttaaaagcatagttATTAATTAGCTCAAAGTTTGCTGGATTTTAAGTAGAAAAGTAATAAATTCAAACATAATGTCATATAAGGTGGTggcggtttagttgctaagtcatgcgggactcttgagaccccacggactgtagcccaccaggctcctctgtccatggaattttccaggcaagaatactgtagtgggttgccatttcctcctccgggggatcttcctgacccagggatcgaacttgcatatctcgcattgcaagtggattcttcaccgctgagccatcagggaagtccagtgttATATATAGACCAAGATAAATTGCTAGAAATAGCCTTTTTGGAAAACTAGATATTGCAAGTACAACCAAGAACAATTATTGAAAAgacttttaattattaataaaataatttaaataataaattaataaataatttaaataataataaaataaaataatttcaattattaCAAGAATTATATGACATAACTTGTTTTccagtaaaaatatataaaatatgcaaaaatctagatttattttaatattttaagtcaataaTTATAGCCAGAATATATattatgtcacacacacacacacatggatactGTTGGTCgctcctgtttttaaattttttaaaatctaatttatttCTTACTTATTGAACATTAATTTTCATTAGACATCAGGTGGGTGGAAATGTGTTCAGACATATGGGGAGAACTCTGGTTTTTCTCTTAAGCAATATTGCTAATCTGATTTGCCTTCATTTGTGATGGATTTAGATGTTTGAAAACTAAGGTCGATGTTGACAAGGCATGAGTTAATTGCTGACAAGAGGTAGGAGGTGTAGGATAGGAGGAGAAGTGGAAGGAAAACAAGACAGAAAGTAGTTTTAAATGTGGTGGATCAAAGTATAGAAACAAGTATATCATAAAAGTTACACAATCAATGGAAGAATGCCAATAACAATGAAATAGCTGACAGTATTGGTTAAAGCACCATCAATAGATACTAAAGTTGGTAGATCAAGGAATCAAGGTGTAAGTACAGGTTTAGAATTAATAAATTGAGCCAAACAAGAAAGAGTTAAAAATTCCATCTTTGGAATGTGCAATTTGGTGTTGGAAGatactgtataattttttttcctgttattgacttttttcctacttcttattgcattaattttgtgtatgttatttttattaaaatacacattttaaagcaaaacttACAATCtagttctttagaaaaatataaatgtaaaatatatagctcAAAATAGTATATTAGAACAATCATTCAAACTATGGCTCTACCCCTTACCAGTCTTATGACCTTGATCAAGATACATAACtgctctgttttcagtttcctgTTCGGCGAGATAGGAAAGGTAAAGTACATATCTTATGGAACTTTAGGATGAGAAATTATATATGCAGTTATATTGGATAGCATATTGAACTGTATCATAGCAATGTAACAAAGACTACTTATTGTTTTAgtctaattattattttcattaacttattatctttcttttttattccattgTTAAGTCTTTTCTATTCCATTGTGAAATGGAAcccaagagaacatttcaaaaTTGGTATGGACAAAAATATCAAATGCTGTCAGTATGTCgcacaaagaaaataacaaaatcaagAACAGCTCATATTGCCAAGCACAAATCTTGAGTGCTAGTATTGACACTTCTCATATTTTGGATCCAATTGACTTCATATATTATTATGAGTGATATATTCTTTATGTTTGACTCAAATACCATTCATATGCTGATGGTTACCAAATCTTAGatttttattccaaaatataGACCTGCATATTCtacttttttctgaatatttttacttGAGTGACTAGCGGTTGAGAAATAGATAGCATTCTGATAATGAGCCCAGACACTGGAGCATGGTTTCAGATTCCAGCAATGCTATTGAATAgctaagggattccctggtggctcagacggtaaagatctgtacgcaatgcgggagacctaagttcgatccctgggtcaggaagatcccctggagaaggaaatgacaacccactccagtattcttgcctggaaaatcccatggatggaggagccactGAATAGCTAGGAgaatttggacaagttacttaaacaCTCTGTACCCAACTttataatctgtaaaatgggcataataatagtTCTTCAGAGAGTTGTTTAAagagttaaataagttaatatttgaCATGCTTGcaagtgagttgctcagtcatgtccaagtctttgtgaccccatggactatacagtcctggaattctccaggccagaatactggagttggtagcctttcccttctccaggggatcttcccaatccagggatcaaacccagggtctcccacattgctggtggattctttaccagctgagccacaagggaagcccaagaatactggagtgggtaacttatccc
Proteins encoded in this region:
- the LOC110121902 gene encoding olfactory receptor 2W3-like; protein product: MTNQSCQEGFILLGFSDRPKLEQILFVFVLLFYLVTLVGNVVIILVSRLDPSLHTPMYFFLTNLSFLDLCFTTSSIPQLLFNLGGPDKTISYVGCAIQLFMFLGLGGTECVLLAVMAYDRFTAICKPLHYSVLMHPQLCWKLVSVAWGVGLLNSLVMSPVTMQLPRCGRCRVKHFLCEMPALIKIACVDTVVVESTVFILSVIIVLVPLSLILISYSYIALAVLRMKSAAGRRKAFNTCGSHLTVVSLFYGNIIYMYMQPGNNSSQDQGKFLTLFYNLVTPMLNPVIYTLRNKDVKGALRRFVSRK